tttccatttcttttcacTTCTTCACATAGCCCTGCTGAAGCTTGAATGTTGACGAAGAAGGGAGCTTGAGGCCATCTTGATCATCATAGATGAGGCAAATTCGATCCCTCGTCTTGAAATTACAACGTATTTTCGCATCTCAcagattctttttcttttttgaggtTATTTTatgttgccttttcttttctgtggaATTGTTGGGACAGAATTCTGCGTCGAGGCCAAATGGGGAATTGAAAGGAGAACAAGCAGTTGCTCTGAGGATTGCTGGGGACAAGTCTGCTTTCTATAACTGCAGATTCATTGGATTTCAAGACACATTGTGTGATGACAAGGGACGGCATCTCTTCAAGAATTGTTATATTGAAGGCACCGTTGATTACATTTTTTGGAAGTGGAAAGTCCTTGTATTTGGTAACCTTCAAAATTAACTCTCCTAattatattctatttaaaaattgattgtgTTACGCTAATAGTTATTAAACCAAGACTAGGAGACCCCGGGGgtctttgtttgattttaaataatctaAAGAGTTCATCCggttaaatttaaatgatttaatgaGCAACCAATGATCtgatcaacattttttttttattaaaaaaggcacggttttttatttttttatttcaaaataaatttgtcaaaacaatcttttttcatgaaaaaaccaataaaactgaTCAACTCGTCGATCCACATAATGACGAGCTCAACCCGTTGATCCAGGCCCTAGTTTTTGTTTGGGTTCATTTTTGAACTGCCTAGAGACTAGATATAAATTAAGTTGGCTTGGTTGGTTAGCTTGTAAATTgttcaacatttatttattttatttttatttaaaaaaaacatcatttaaattttttaaaaaaacttgtcaagaacaatataatttctttcaaaaaaaaaaaaagtaaatataccCTGTCAACTCAACAATCCATGGACTCACCCTCATATCTCGTATCCCGGGTCATGGACCACTGTTGTATGGATAGCAATTGATGCTCATACATGTGGTGTAATATATTGAATATCCAATTAAATGCAGGGAACAGAGTTACATGTGATTGGTGATGAAAATGGGAATTTCATCACTGCCCATGGATCGTGTTTACTCTGTGTTTTAAGATACATTTTTGGAAGTGGAAAGTCCTTGTATTTGGTAACCCTTCAAAAATTAACTCTcctagttaaattttatttaaaaattaattgttattaaACCAAGAGGGTTTACCGGTTAAATTAGAGTGACTTGATGAGTCAACCAATGACCCgatcaacatttttttattcaaaaaaggcattgtttttattttttttctcaaaataaaattatcaagacgatattttttttaatgaaaaaaaccaataaaattagtCATCTCGTCGATCCATGTATAGATGAGCTCAACCTACTGACGCAAGCCCTAGTTTTGTTTGGGTTACTTTGGAATTGTCTAGAGACTTAACCGGGTTAAGTTTGAGTGACTCGATTAGTCAACTTATGAGCtagttaatgtttttataatttttgttaaaagaaacatcgtttaatgttttaaaaaacttgttagAAACAATAgagtttctttaaaaaaaactatatagacCATGTCAACTCGTTGATCCACGGACTAACCCTTTTAGCCCGTGTTCCGGGTCATGGACTGCTATGATATGGATAGCAATTGATGTTCATACATGTGGtgtaatttattgaatatcCAATTAAATGCAGGGAACAGAGTTACATGTGATTGGTGATAAAAATGGGAATTTCATCACTGCCCATGCAAGAAACAGCGAGGCAGAAGATACTGGATTTTCGTTCGTGCATTGTAAAGTTGATGGCACTGGCGCCAAGGGGGCGTATTTGGGACGAGCATGGCAGGCAAGGCCACGAGTGGTCTTCTCATACACTTCCATGAGCAGTGTTGTTAATCCTGAGGGATGGTCCAATAATTTCCACCCTGAACGAGACCAGTATGTATATTTAAtccatcttttatttataataatcttAAGATCGTGTTTACTCTGTGTTTTAAGATACGAAAAAGATAATCATGTTTGGTTAATTATTTAGATgaaatcaagtttatattttttgagagtggaatcattaaattttagggtttgaatgttttattaatatatgcGAGGCATTGCTTCCAGGACTGCTTTATTTGCAGAATACAGGTGCGAGGGGGAAGGAGCTAACCCCGCAGGCCGTGCTAAATCGAGCAAGCAGCTAACACCTGATCAAGCAGCTCCCTTCATTTCTCTTGGCTTCATTGAAGGTTCCAAATGGCTGCTTCATCCTCCAAGTTAATTctggatataaataaaaaatcattatccttAGGCATATAGAAATAGAGATAGAGCAGTAAAATCCATCTTGTGGAGAAATAAATCAATATGCAAAGAAACCAAATGAAGGAAATTGGATTCTCTCGTGTTCATGTTCTTacaaataccatatatatatattaatcgaCAAGAAGGAAGGCCAGGATTGAAGACTAAATCGACTACAACAGCAACGTTGAGGTGGCTAACATGATCGGCGCCTGAGCAGACATGAAAAATTGGAAGGTTGAGCCTCCCAAATGGAAGACTTGAATCTGtaaccttttaatttgatgaGAGGCGAGATATCGAATGTGTTACTTTGCTGGCAATTCGACCAAGTCTTTAATGGTTAGAGCCACAATTTTCTTagtactataaaaaaaacttgttatcataattttttctgCTTCGAATCAGTCCATGTCCTTAATTGTTTAGAAAATTCAACAAACCGATTAAACAACACGCCTTGTtccttaagaacataaatataTGCTCCTTTTAGACCAAaattttatcaagaaaacaaagcaaacaaagacatgcatatatataaaacaacctACCTAACCGTGAGAGGTggatttatatatgtatttgtaGTCTCTTTCAGGGCCATAATCTTAAAGGGTTCTAATTACCATTACCTGCAATACTTGTTCCTTCACCAAAGAATCCATCTTGCTAACATATCTTTGGATGCACTCAGAATTTAAGAGCTCATTATAGCACTTCTAACAAGCTTATGTGGAGATCCATGAAGATCAAAGGTGCTGTTCTTTCCTAGTATGGCCAATGCAGAAGTTGCTAGCTTGGCAGCAATCCCATTATTGCGGCCGCTAAATATGAACCTATTGTTGTGCATGCTGGACCGAAAGCAAACACAagtaaaaaacccaaataaacaaatttatgtGGTTCCCCAAAACTAGGTACGTTCACGGAGGCAATAAATTGTATATTATTGGAGAAATAATACAAATACTCAACTTAATCCGATACAAATACTCAACTCAACATAATATAATTCCACAAAATCCAGTGTTTCACTCTTACACTTAATGTTTTTCTCAAATCTTCTCTTTAGCACTCTTGAAGTTGCACTTATACTCACCATACTTTCACTCTATTCTTTCTCTTTACTTGCACTTGCTATCTTTTTATTtccatttataaaaaatatgaaagcattgataataaccaacaaaaaaacatactcctaactattacaataaatatagtAAATAAAAGTGATGGTGGTtgaaattattatcaataaaatcTGGACAAATCTTCACACCCATGACCACACCCATGACTAGCTTCACTGCCACGTTTTCACCCATGAGTGATGTCTTGGATACTGGTCCATACTTTGATAGTACGCTCTTCAATCCATTTACCAATGTTGTTGTGCTTGTGGGCTCGAAAGAAGCTTATTGACTCTCCAGTGAAAGGAAGTCCTATTTTCCATGGAGGAAGCTTCTTCCTCTGTGTTAGTGAGAATCTAAAGGTCCATATCACCGCCACAAGGGTTGTCAGGGTGGCAAAACTAGTAACAGTTGCAGAAAAGAGCTTATCTAGGCCAAATACTGCTTCCATGGTGATTATTAGTGTGAAAAAATTGATGGTATTAGTGAATCATTCATTAAAAGCTTATTTATACACGCAGAGGAGCAAAAGCAATACAAAATTAAGGCAGGATTTGATGACTGCAGAACAGAAAGCCCATGTCTTGTCTGTTTCAGCTTCCAGTGAAGACATATACGGGAATCCTGTGAGAGGATTAACTGGCCATGCTGAAAGTTGAAAGGTATTCCTCAGTGCTCGTAGATTTGTATGCAATGCTCAAATTCCGTTTTTTGTCTTGGTTTTAGTGATTACCTTCTTTGTTTTTGCAGATTGGAGCTTCTTGACATAGTTTGACCTCgccaaaaaaagacaagaaaacagTAAATGCATTCAAAACCAAAGAAATTAcattggtattaaaaaaaaatgttttggtaATAAGAGATTAAAGAATAATGAGCTCGAAAGTAAATATAATTATGAGAGAGAGGGGGGCCTTTGATGCTATGtttacatttaatattttaattgtaagaGTAAACTGTAGAATTGAAAgcaatttttctcatttatagAACTGAATGCAATTTGATGGACTCTTAAatgtattatataatttttaaattcttttggtTTACTACTCCAGGGATAGAGCTTTCAGTtgcacaattaattaattttaataaatcttttttatttttttctaactaaaATAATTGTAGTTTATACTTAATTCTTGGTGAGCCAAAATAGCTTACGGTTAacacttgtaaaaaaaatttctagcgAAGATGGAGACTCTCCAAAGcttaatacaataatattttaaaaaaaatactctaaatacacacacacacaataaagAATGAACAttgcaaaattttttttctgaagatCTTAGGTGTATTTATAATCCATGAGTcttgttttttcataaaaaaaaggtttgaagtGTAATATTaccctaataatatttaatgaaatgTAAGTATTCCTTACATCTATActaatgtttgataaaaatacgGTGGGTCcttgaagaattttttatacACCTAAAAAATGTATAGGAAAATTAGAGTTTAAGATGTCAAATATAACTAAGCATACGAGGCTATGCcatttttattatgtaatttatctatcaaaatatgtctagataaaaaaatttgttgagaagaaaaaaaaatctctttactATTGAGGTTATAGCTGTTAGATTTATCTTAGTacagattggaaaaaaaatataaattagtaaGTCAACATCAAggtttaagtatttttttccaacttattaactcaattaaatttgtGTCGTGTTTGGTCAATtaagtaaaattactaaaaatctgattagattaaataaattttattatattaatatttgtattcAGTTCAATTAAAAACCCACTTACCTAGATGGAGCGGGTTGTCCTGGTTGATTAACGGTGAGATTGAGTTAAACATCTATTGTTCGGGTTTGCAATCTAAACGGGCCCAATTCAGCTGTACTATTATTGGGTTTTCATAAAGCCCAAAAAAGCCCttcttaaattcaaaaacaattacaaattaACCTGTCTCTCTCAATTAGAGAAATCGATCACGCTATCATATCAATCACTCACATGAAAACATACACGAACACCAACCTCTCaaatcccttatttttttcccaaattgaaaccctaaaaaaaccctaataaattaattccacgagagaaaataaagcctgataaaataactaataatggATCACCTTCACGATCACGAAGAGGATGAGCACGAGCACGAGCACGAGGTCTACGGAGGAGAAATCCCCGATGAAGGAGAGATGGATGCCGATGTTGACATGTCGTCTAGAGCTGAAGAAGATGAATACCAGGACCCTAACTCCAAGGTCTGTTTGATATGAACAATTATCGCTCTCTGTCTATGaaatacttcttttttttcttcttgaaatgtttagaatttttttatttaattttggtattttttataggatttagAGGATATGAAGAAAAGATTGAAAGAGATCGAAGAAGAAGCCGGTGCACTACGCGAAATGCAGGCTAAGGTTGAGAAGGAGATGGGAGCTGTTCAAGGtatgtgttgatttttttgaagtGATTTGATTGAATTGTAGTTGAGATAATTAAGTTGATGAAGATTTATGGTAAATTTTGGGTTGCTGaatccaaaattaatttatttggattttttgtttctttttgttgatcTTTTGGATCTGCTTTTTGCAAtgtgtttgtgattttttcGTTGGGTGTTGGGAATTGATTTGTTAGCTTGATTAGGAGACTCGTTAATGTGGCTTGATGGTGTTTTATGTGGATAATTATGTTtactttaatttgtaattttagggaaaaataatattttgtattctGTTTTCAAATGTTAGTTTTATTGTTACAAAACTCACATgctcttttgtttcctttggaTATGTGTGAAGATTCTCCTGGTGCTTCTGCTACTCAAGCTGAAAAGGAGGAGGTGGATTCCCGATCCATTTATGTTGGTAATGTGAGGGTTTGCtatccttttctctctttatttgtcACATTTATTTGCATTACATGACTGTGTGCATATATGATATATCCTATTGTTTTCCTGTATGTCTGTCAATCTGTCTGTTGGTGGTTGTATATTTTGTGATGTCAAATTTGTgtctttttctttactttcttATGATGATAAATAGATGGTGATTAACTGTATTTCAGAGGGAAGCATTTGAATGATGATTTGATGTATTAGAAGTATTGATGGGGGATATAATTCAGGGTGCAAAACTTGGTTACTTGATGCAGTGCAATATACCAGTTTAGTTGCCCTGTGAGTTGTGCGTCATGATTTCTTTTCTGGAAAATCTTTCTCTCATTAATGAACCTGTGGTTTTGCTTCATTCTTTATAATGTTAGGCAAGTGTTATAGATCCTGGTTCATGAATTCAAGTTCTTATTCATTGCAATTGATTTCCTTTGTCTGTTACttattgatatgtttttatttctttggagTGGAAAGTTGCACTGTTTTGTGTATTCCATGTTTCAACAAGCAACTCTCTTAAGAAGCTTGTCTGGCAGAGAATAACATTTACTTGTGTGCTTAACACCAGGTGGATTATTCTTGTACCCCTGAAGAAGTGCAGCAGCATTTTCAGTCCTGTGGAACTGTGAATAGAGTGACTATTTTGACCGACAAGTTTGGTCAACCAAAGGGATTTGCTTATGTTGAGTTTGTAGAGGTTGATGCTATTCAGAATGCTCTCTTATTAAATGAATCAGAACTTCACGGCCGCCagttaaaggttttttttttttctttagatgtTTTActtttgtattaaattttttccatcCTTACTCCTAGATTGATAAATTTCTTCCTAA
The sequence above is drawn from the Populus alba chromosome 15, ASM523922v2, whole genome shotgun sequence genome and encodes:
- the LOC118036866 gene encoding putative pectinesterase 63, which codes for MGSIAAIQYCAITAILLVSTIVSSDDKSPIPADPSSLNTWFQDNVKPLADRKGTIDPDLEAAEAKPRTIKVRQDGSGEFKTLKAAINSIPTGNRERVIVDIGPGEYIEKLKIERGKPFVTFFGSPGNNPTLSFDGTAKEYGTVYSATLEAEADYFVAANVIFKNSASRPNGELKGEQAVALRIAGDKSAFYNCRFIGFQDTLCDDKGRHLFKNCYIEGTVDYIFWNGKSLYLGTELHVIGDKNGNFITAHARNSEAEDTGFSFVHCKVDGTGAKGAYLGRAWQARPRVVFSYTSMSSVVNPEGWSNNFHPERDQTALFAEYRCEGEGANPAGRAKSSKQLTPDQAAPFISLGFIEGSKWLLHPPIRSSIHLPMLLCLWARKKLIDSPVKGSPIFHGGSFFLCVSENLKVHITATRVVRVAKLVTVAEKSLSRPNTASMRSKSNTKLRQDLMTAEQKAHVLSVSASSEDIYGNPVRGLTGHAENWSFLT
- the LOC118036870 gene encoding polyadenylate-binding protein 2, which gives rise to MDHLHDHEEDEHEHEHEVYGGEIPDEGEMDADVDMSSRAEEDEYQDPNSKDLEDMKKRLKEIEEEAGALREMQAKVEKEMGAVQDSPGASATQAEKEEVDSRSIYVGNVDYSCTPEEVQQHFQSCGTVNRVTILTDKFGQPKGFAYVEFVEVDAIQNALLLNESELHGRQLKVSAKRTNVPGMKQFRGRRPSPYGFRSRRPFMAAPFYPAYGYGRVPRFRRPMRYRPY